In Deinococcus proteolyticus MRP, a single genomic region encodes these proteins:
- the alr gene encoding alanine racemase, whose product MTTPESASPTLPPFTRARALISARALRGNLKFLSGKAGVPLLWPMKANAYGHGVEAVAPVAAESEAVWGMAVATPAEALELSSVLHGLNCPKPVVLFGASFPDEWPALVAAGVQLTVSTYAEAAALPSGARAHLKVNTGMNRLGASPAEAVAVGRRLQERGQLAGVFSHFSEAEEADQTLSRQQFRTFQEVARHFPEALHHMGNSSAVLNLGPLPGMDLARPGLSSYGVMPSPGTPELTPAMTLQARITYLHTAAAGERVSYNGLTTLQRDTLIATLPIGYADGYPRRATGQAEVLLAGERRPVLGRVCMDQLMVDATGLDVSTGDWVTLWGQDAGGRELHVSEVAQWSEMAEYEILTRLSVRVERVAVP is encoded by the coding sequence GTGACGACGCCTGAGTCCGCTTCCCCCACCCTGCCTCCCTTTACCCGGGCACGGGCCCTGATTTCGGCCCGTGCCCTGCGCGGCAACCTGAAGTTCCTAAGCGGGAAAGCCGGGGTGCCGCTGCTGTGGCCAATGAAAGCGAACGCCTACGGACACGGCGTGGAAGCGGTGGCCCCGGTAGCGGCCGAGTCGGAGGCGGTGTGGGGTATGGCCGTGGCGACTCCGGCCGAGGCGCTGGAACTGAGCAGCGTGCTGCACGGACTGAACTGTCCCAAGCCGGTGGTGCTGTTTGGGGCCTCCTTCCCGGACGAGTGGCCGGCACTGGTAGCGGCAGGTGTCCAACTGACGGTAAGCACGTACGCCGAGGCGGCGGCCCTGCCCTCCGGCGCACGTGCCCACCTGAAGGTGAACACCGGCATGAACCGGCTGGGGGCTTCTCCGGCCGAAGCGGTGGCCGTGGGCCGGCGCTTGCAGGAGCGCGGGCAGCTGGCCGGGGTATTTTCACACTTCAGCGAGGCGGAGGAGGCGGACCAGACCCTGTCCCGGCAGCAGTTCCGGACCTTTCAGGAGGTGGCGCGGCACTTTCCGGAGGCCCTGCACCACATGGGCAATTCTTCAGCGGTCCTGAATCTGGGGCCGCTGCCGGGAATGGACCTGGCCCGCCCCGGCCTAAGCAGTTACGGCGTGATGCCCTCGCCCGGAACGCCAGAGCTGACTCCAGCCATGACCTTGCAGGCCCGCATTACCTATCTGCACACGGCCGCTGCCGGTGAACGCGTGAGCTACAACGGCCTGACCACCTTGCAGCGCGACACCCTGATTGCCACACTGCCCATCGGCTACGCCGACGGTTATCCCCGCCGCGCCACCGGGCAGGCCGAAGTGCTGCTGGCCGGTGAGCGCCGCCCAGTGCTGGGGCGGGTGTGTATGGACCAGCTGATGGTAGACGCCACCGGACTGGATGTGAGCACCGGCGACTGGGTCACGCTGTGGGGCCAAGACGCAGGCGGACGCGAACTGCATGTGTCGGAAGTGGCGCAGTGGAGCGAGATGGCCGAATACGAGATTTTGACCCGCCTGAGCGTACGCGTGGAGCGCGTCGCTGTACCTTGA
- a CDS encoding GNAT family N-acetyltransferase codes for MTERFAAPPLASPLRWTSGDPAAAALVLQATARSVLERGHPELWPHETLTVAALAQDYPAEGWHIAWQGEQPVGCFVLMDPDPVFWAEKPAGEALYLHKLAVHPLAQGQELNRALLARAEQLTREADRRWLRLDTDVTRPKLQAIYTGFGFTAVDRQQVMGFEVFRYQKEV; via the coding sequence ATGACCGAGCGCTTCGCTGCCCCGCCGCTGGCCTCTCCCCTACGCTGGACTTCCGGCGACCCCGCCGCTGCCGCCCTGGTGCTCCAGGCCACCGCCCGCAGTGTTCTGGAGCGCGGCCACCCGGAACTGTGGCCCCACGAAACCCTGACCGTAGCCGCGCTGGCACAGGATTACCCCGCCGAAGGCTGGCACATTGCCTGGCAGGGGGAGCAACCGGTGGGCTGCTTCGTGCTAATGGACCCCGACCCGGTGTTCTGGGCCGAGAAACCAGCAGGCGAAGCGCTGTACCTGCACAAGCTGGCGGTGCATCCGCTGGCGCAGGGGCAGGAGCTGAACCGCGCCCTGCTGGCCCGCGCCGAGCAGCTGACCCGGGAGGCCGACCGGCGCTGGCTGCGGCTGGATACCGACGTGACCCGGCCCAAGTTGCAGGCCATCTACACCGGGTTCGGCTTTACGGCCGTGGACCGCCAGCAGGTCATGGGCTTTGAGGTATTCCGCTACCAGAAAGAAGTTTGA